The region GCTGACGGGCAGATCGAAACGGTTTGCATCTCTCCAGCCGGGAGCAGCGCCCTCAATTACGCATTCGACGTGACGCCCGCCCGCCTGGTGACAGGTCTCATTACTGAGCGCGGGGTGATCTCGGCCACTCGCGACGCGCTCGCCAAGGCTTTTCCCGAATGTATTGGCAAGCGATCATAAGCTCGCGCCAACTCACCAGTGGCCAATTGTGACTCAGCGACGTTTGAGTAAATCCGGCCGCCGCTCGCGAGTAATCCTGAGCGCTTCCGCCTCGCGCCACGCCTTGATTTTCGCGTGGTCACCAGAAAGCAGCACTTCAGGAATTTCGTGGCCCTCCCAAGCGCGTGGCCGGGTAAAATGCGGATATTCAAGCAGTCCCGCCTCGAAACTTTCCTCGACGCCGGACGCTTCCGCGCCCATCACGCCAGGCAACAGCCGAATGCAAGCATCGCATATCGCCATCGCTGCTATCTCGCCGCCAGAAAGCACATAATCGCCGATTGAGATTTCCTCGAGACCCCGCGCTGCAATGATGCGCTCATCGACGCCCTCGAACCGCCCGCAGATCAGCACCACTCCCTGGCCCGAAGCGAGTGCCCGAGCACGTGCCTGGGTGAAAGGAGTGCCACGCGCGCTGAGTAGCAGACGGGGTCTAGAATCGGCTCGATCAAGCCCAGCGTCGAGGCTTGCGCTCAGCACATCGGCGCGGATCACCATGCCGGGGCCGCCACCCGCAGGGGTATCATCGACAGCGCGATGCCGTCCAATTCCATGGGCCCGGATATCGCGCGCTTCCATTGACCAAATATCGCGAGATAGCCCCTCGCCCGCGAGGGATACGCCAAGAGGCCCCGGAAACATCTCCGGAAACAGGGTGAAGACCGTTGCGGTCCACATTCCGGTTCAGCCCTCTAGCGGTTTTGCTTCGATCTCGACGGGTGGCACGAGAGTCAAACATCCAGCCTTGAGATCAATATGCGGAAAAATTTCCTTTTTGAACGGCAAAAAAAAAGTCTCACCGCCGCTGGCGCGGGCAATTTCTAAAATATCCCCGCCCCCGAAATTCAGGACATCGATGACACGGCCAAATGCCTCGCCCGCTTGAGTGAATGCCGACATGCCGATCAAATCAGTGAGATAAAATTCTTCCTCCCCAGCGTCCGGCAAAGCATCGCGCGGCACATAGAGCGATGCATTGGTCAAGGCTGCGGCACTCCCGCGGTTGGCAACTCCCGCGATCTTGACCACGAACAATGAGTCCTTCACCGGACGCAGGCTGACAATCGAGAATTGTCGAGTGCCGCTTTCATCCAGTAGAGGCTTGTAAGCAGCGATCTCACATGGAACGCCGGTGAAAGATTGGAGCCGCAAATCGCCGCCGACGCCATGTGGGGCGCCAAACCGGCCAACGAGGATAAGATCCTTGACCATCGCACACTAAGCCTTCGATCAGGCCGGCGATGCGGCCGCCTTGTCTGCCGCAGCGGCGCGTTCCTGCGCCTTTTTCTTTGGCAATGCCTTTTTGGGATTGCTGTGCTGCTCTCGCGTCAGAACGCCGAGACCGTCGAGCAGGCGGGCGACGCGGTCGGTCGGCTGTGCGCCCTTGGCGATCCAAGCTTTCGCCTTGTCCTGGTCAAGCACGACGCGCCCCTCCGCATCCTTCGCCTTCAAGGGATCGAAAGTGCCGAGACGCTCGATGAACCTCCCATCGCGCGGCATCCGGGAATCGGCAACAACGACACGGTAGAACGGCCGCTTTTTGGCGCCCCCGCGTGACAGACGAATTTTCAATGGCATTGTGTTATCCTTTCAAATTTCGATGATTGATGATTAACCTTCGACAGTGTCGAGCCGTTTCTCGATCCATGCGATGCGCGAGCCAGGTCCGGCCATCATTTCTTCTTTCCGAAGGGACTGAGCCCGCTCAAAAGGCGGCCGCCGAGACCAGGTAATTTTGGTGTTTCCACGGTTCCGATCGCCAGTTTTTTCGGAGCATGCCCGTGCGATCCGGATAGCGGCGCCGAGGCAACGTGCTTTTGCCCCATTTGTTTTTGCATGGCGGCTATCTGTTCAGGCGTTGGTTGCGGCATACCTGCCGGAAGTCCGAGCATCGAGGCCATTTTCCCCATCGCACCGCCTCGCTTGGGGCCCCCCATCGCCTTCATCATATCGGCCATTTGCCGGTGCTGTTTCAAGAGCTTGTTTATATCCTCGACCTTGACCCCGGATCCGGCCGCGATGCGCCTTTTGCGCGAAGCCTTGAGCAGGTCGGGATTGCGGCGCTCCTCGCGCGTCATCGAGTAAATCATCGCGCGCTGGCGTTTGATGATACGATCATCGATGTTGGCGGAGGCAAGCTGACTCTTCATCTTGGCGACCCCCGGCAGCATCCCCATGATGCCTCCGAGGCCGCCGATCTTCTCGACTTGGGCGAGCTGATCCAAGAGGTCCTCAAGATCGAACTTTCCCTTGCGCATCCGCTCAGTGGCGCGGCGTGCCTGCTCAGCATCGATTGACTCGGCTGCTTTTTCGACGAGCGAAACGATGTCGCCCATACCGAGAATGCGATTAGCGATACGGGATGGATGGAAATCCTCCAGCGCGTCCATCTTCTCGCCGGTCCCAAGCAGCTTGATCGGTTTGCCGGTGACAGCACGCATGGACAGCGCAGCGCCGCCACGTCCGTCGCCATCGATCCGCGTCAGCACGATGCCGGTGATGCCGACACGATTATCGAAGCTTTTCGCTAGATGAACCGCGTCCTGACCGGTGAGGCTGTCAGCGACAAGCAAGATCTCATGCGGTTGCGATGCCGCCTTGATCTCAGCCATCTCGGCCATCAGAGCTTCGTCGATATGGGTGCGCCCGGCCGTGTCGAGGATAACGACATCATAGCCTTGCAAACGCGCCGCCTGTTCCGCGCGTTTGGCAATCTGGACAGGAGTCTGACCGACGATGATCGGCAAAGTATCGATATCGACCTGGCGGCCAAGCACGGCGAGTTGCTCTTGCGCGGCCGGCCGTTTCACATCGAGCGAGGCCATCAAGACCTTGCGCTTCATTTTTTCGGAAAGCCGCTTGGCTATTTTGGCAGCAGTGGTCGTTTTGCCCGCGCCTTGTAGGCCGACCATCATGATAGCGACAGGCGGAGCTGCATCGAGATTGATAGGGTCGGCATCAGCGCCGAGCGTTTCGATCAAGACGTCATTGACAATCTTCACGACCATCTGGCCGGGCGTCACTGATTTGACGACATTGGCGCCGACAGCGCGAGCACGCACCTTGTCCACAAAGGAGCGAACGACGTCGAGCGCAACGTCGGCTTCAAGAAGGGCGCGGCGAACCTCGCGCAGTGCGAGACTCACGTCTTCTTCCGAGAGCGCGCCACGACGCGTCAGTTTATCCAGAATTCCAGAGAGCTTTTCCGAAAGCCCTTCGAACATGCGCTTAACCTTTAAGCCTCACCACATCAGAGGCGGTAATTTCTCGAACTTTAGCACATTCTGCAATAGCAAATGCGCCCAGGAGCGCAACGCGCCGCTGAGCGTTCACCGCTTGCCGCAAAGGACAAACCGGCTCGCTTGCAACCACCCTCAAAAGAAGGAGGTGATCATTTAGGCGTTTCCCGGTAAAAAAGTCAAGAAAGCTTAACCTTTGGTAATGCCGTCAATCGAACCCCTACCAAACCTTTATAGAAGGCAACGGTAGAAGAATAAGCGGCCAGCAAATTGCTCACATTCTGTTTGGGATGATGTGAGCGCGCAAGTATCTGTTTGTTGGCCATATCTCCACTCCTGCTCCAATCACGAGTCCTGAGGCTAGCTTTGCAGTCATACCTCGAGCGCGTATCTGGACTGGATGAAACTCAACTCATGTCTACGCACGCTTGACGCAAGCCCGCGAGCCTATTCCTTGCGCCTTCAAACTAAATGGAAGCAAGGACGGCGATGACAGTAGGGATTAGCGAGCATAGGCGGGAAAAGGCAGAAATAGCGCCCGGACATCTGGCGCAGTCATTTGCAGAGGAGGAACTCCTTGCGAACGCCCTCGAATGTTTTCGCGCCGGCCGCTACGCGGAGGCAGAGGCGGCCTATGCCGAGATATTAACCCGCATACCTGAACATTTTGTTGGCCTTCATCATCTGGGTCTGATCGCTCACCAGCGAGGAGAGCATACAGCCGCCGCGAGGTGGATCGAGCAGGCACTTGCCGCCAAACCAGATTATGTTGAAGCCCTCTCCAATCTCGGTGCGGTTCATCGCGCGCTCGGCAATACTGAAGCTGCGCTTTCCGCGACCCGGAAAGCTATCGCCATCGCCCCGGAATTTGCACAAGCCTATTCCAATTTGGGCAATGCGTTAGAGGACCAGGGCCGTCTCGACGACGCGCTCGCCGCCTATCGGCAAGCCGCGTCGCTCAATCCCGGTTTTGTCGAAGCCCATACGAATTGCGCTAATGTGCTCCGCAAGCTTAGCCGGTGTGGGGAGGCGATTGTGGTGTGCGAGCACATCATCAAACAGCGTCCAGATTCAGCCGAATCCTATTTCTGTCTCGGCAACATTTTGAAGGAGTTAGGCAAGCCGGACGACTCCGCTAACGCCTACCGGAGGGCGCTGGCACTGCGTCCAGATTTCGCCAAAGCTTACACCAATCTAGGGAATGTCTTGCAAGGCCAGGAAGCTTTTGAAGATGCGGTCGAGGCTTACCACCAGGCCCTTATTTTACGTCCGGATCTCGCCGAAGCACACGCCAATATGGGCGCAGCACTCGAAAGTCTGGGTAGGCTTAAGGAGGCGATAGAGGCCTACCGTACCGCCGTCGAGATCAACCCGAAGCTACTAGCCATTCGCGTTTGGCTTTGTCACAAACGGCGGCTAGCATGCGATTGGGAGGGGATTGAGGCCGATGAACGCGAACTTCGTACTATGATTGCCTCGACACACGAACTCATTCATCCCTTCCCGGTCCTTAGCATGGAACTGGGCGCGGAAGAACAACTTCGCGTCGCACAATCCTACGCGGCAAGTTTTTTTGTAGCCACACCATTCGAACACAGGCGGGAAGAATATGCGGGCTCCAGGAAGCTGAGAATAGGATATTTATCGGCCGATTTCTGTCGCCACGCGACCGCGCTTCTCATGGCCGAGTTATTTGAGTGCCACGACAACTCTAGTTTCGAGATTTTTGCTTATTCGCACGGTCCTGAGGACCACAGTGAACTCAGCGTGCGGCTGCGGCGCGCCTTCCATGAATTCGTTGATCTTCGGGAGATGACGGACTCTGAAGCAGCAAAACGCATAAAAACTGATCGAATTGATATTCTCGTTGAATTGAAGGGATACACGAAAGGAGCGCGAACTGGGATTGCCGCCCAAAGACCAGCTCCCTTACAGGTGAGCTTCGTTGGCTTTCCAGGAACCATGGGTGCCAGTTTTATCGACTATGTGATCGCTGATCCCTTTGTGTTACCGATGAGTCAGCAGCCTTTTTACACTGAAAATATCGTCCATCTACCGCATTGCTACCAGCCAAACGACAGCAAGAGGCTGATTTCCAACATCGCGCCGACGCGCGCCGGATGTGGTCTTCCAGATCAGGGATTCGTATTTTGCTCATTCAACAATACCTACAAGATCACGCCGGAGTTTTTCGGCATTTGGATGCGCCTCTTGACCGCTATCCCAGGAAGCGTGCTGTGGCTCTTGGAGACGAATGTTCTCGTCAAGGACAACCTTCGCGCCGAAGCGGTCAAACGGGGGGTTGACCCAAATCGTCTCGTTTTCGGGCCAAGACAGCCATCTCCGGAGCATCTCGCCCGCCACAGGCTAGCGGATCTCTTCCTCGATACCTTGCCCTACAATGCGCACACAACGGCAAGTGATGCCTTATGGGTAGGCCTTCCGGTATTGACATGCGCCGGGGACACCTTTGCAGGGCGCGTAGCTGGCAGCTTGCTGCAGGCGGTTGGCTTGCCCGAGCTTATAACCTTTTCGCTCGACGCTTACGAAGCCACGGGCCTGCGCCTAGCGCGGGATCCAGCACTCTTGGAAACCCTGCGGCACAGGCTTCTCGGCAACCGGTTGACTGCGCCGCTCTTCGATAGCGCGCGTTACGCCCGGGACTTTGAGGCCACGCTCACCCGGATGTGGGAGACTTGGGCAAATGGCCATGAACCCTCAGCCTTCGCGGTTGCCGCTTCTCTACCCGGCGGCGTAGCTGCGACCTCCGCCCCACCGATAGAGCGAATCACCTACCTTACGTGTCCGCTCTGCGAAAACGCCGATATTCCAGCGGTCCTTGGCGCCGATTGCTCGAAACACCCAATCTACCGTCCAGACCTTCCGCCAGTCATGACCTGGCACGAATGTGGCGCCTGCGGACATATCTTTACCGAAGGATATTTCGATGCGAGCGCCGCCGTGCGGATGTTCTCAAAAACGCAGCCCAATCAGACCGTCGGTTACGACATGGAACGCCAACGCCCAGTTTCCGCGCGCATAGTCGCACATGTCGCGCGCTATGCACAGGCAGGAAGCTGGCTGGATGTTGGATTCGGCAATGGCTCCCTTCTCTTTACGGCGGAAGAATGGGGCTATACCCCGGCCGGACTCGACCTCCGTAAGGAGAGTGTCACCGCACTCAAGCAACTTGGTTATGAGGCATATTGCCTGCCAATCGAAGAACTCGATTGCCCCGATCGCTTCACTGTTGTCAGCATGGCCGATGTACTCGAACATATGCCGTTTCCAAAGGCCGGGCTAGCCGCCGCACACCGGCTCATGCGCCAGGACGGAGTTCTATTCCTGTCGATGCCGAATACGGAGAATATGGTCTGGCGGCTGCTACACGCCAACAAGATCAATCCCTATTGGGGCGAGATCGAGCATTATCACAATTTTTCCCGCAAGCGGCTTTACGCGCTTCTGCAAGAACATGGATTCGCCCCAGTCGAATATCACGTCAGTGAGCGCTACCGCGTGTGCATGGAGGTAATCGCGATCAAGCGTTGACGAAGATATGTGCGGCCGGCGCAATAGCTTATCCCCCGCGTTCAAAAGTGCGATCCTGCGATTGTCAATTATACCAATATTCTACGCTTGGGACAATATAGTCCAATCCTGGAGCACTCGTCCTCAATTCTTTGAAGGACTGAGGTTGGCAACAGATGGGATGGGACCGCCACACCACGCTGTTCCCGGCTTGCGCCGCGCGCGTCCTTCGTTTATGCCGCTGCCTTCGCCGCATCTAAGATTTGGGCCGTCATTTGTCCCTTGTAGAAAAGCCCGTCGCCATTATCATGGGCAGCGAATCTGATTGGGAGACGATGCGGCACGCCGCCGCCCTCCTCGACGAGCTCAAGATCGGCTTTACGGCCCTGATCGTCTCGGCGCACCGGACACCAGACCGACTCATCTCTTTCGCCAAGGGCGCCAAGGAAGCGGGCTTTAAAGTCGTCATCGCCGGCGCTGGTGGCGCCGCCCACCTTCCAGGCATGGCTGCCGCAATGACCGCGCTTCCGGTGCTCGGGGTTCCCATCAAAACAACGGCACTTGGAGGGCAGGATTCCTTGTTTTCGATCGTACAAATGCCTGCGGGTGTACCAGTCGGCACGCTGGCGATTGGCAAGCCTGGCGCGATCAATGCGGCGCTGCTCGCCGCCGCCATCCTCTCATTAGGGAATCCGGCGATAGAAGCCAGGCTTTCGGCTTGGCGGACGGCACAAACCAAGGCGGTGGCCGAAGGGCCGTCGCGGGAGGGCTGACGGGTGCCATTCGATCTTGTTCCAGGTGCGACGATTGGGATTCTCGGAGGCGGCCAGCTAGGGCGGATGCTCGCATTGGCTGCGGCAAAACTTGGGCTCAAGACCCATGTTTACGCGGAAGATCCCGATAGCCCGGCGTTCGACGTGGCAAGCGCGCGAACGATCGCGTCCTATGAGGACGAAGTGACTTTGGCGGAGTTCGCGCGCGCCGTCGAACTTATCACATATGAATTCGAGAACGTACCTTCTCGCGCCGTTTCCATACTTTCGGAAGCGTGTCTAGTCCGGCCGGGCCCCAAGGCATTGGCTATCTGCCAAGATCGTCTCGTCGAGAAGGAGTTTTTGACGGCGGCGGGTATTAAGACGACACCTTACGCGCGGGTAGATGACGCCGGCGCGCTCGCCCGCGCCGTTGCCCAGATAGGCCGCCCGTCAATCTTGAAGACGCGCCGTTTCGGTTATGATGGTAAGGGTCAATTATTGCTGCGCGAAGGCGCCGATTTGGCCGTAACGTTTCGCACACTAGGCGGGACACCCGCGATTCTCGAAGCCATCGTGCCTTTTAGCAGGGAAATCTCTGTTATCGCCGCCCGCGGGCCAGGGGGAATGTTCGTGGCTTATGATGTTTGCGAGAATATCCATGAAAATCATATCCTTAAGTCAACTCGTGCGCCCGCCCTCCTGCCATCTGAGATCACGGCCGAGGCTGTCCGCCTTACCTGGGTAATAGCGGACGCGCTAGATTATTGCGGTGTCATCGCGGTCGAAATGTTCGTTGTCGGCGAAATTAGCGGCGGCGACGCTTCCAAGATTGAACTTTGTGTCAACGAAATCGCGCCGCGAGTCCATAATTCCGGCCATTGGACCCTCGACGGCGCCGTCACTTCTCAGTTCGAACAGCACATCAGGGCTATCGCGGGCTGGCCGCTGGCAGCCACCAGCCGCCTCGGCGCGCAATCGGGCGGGCATGTTGAGATGGAAAATT is a window of Methylocapsa sp. D3K7 DNA encoding:
- the trmD gene encoding tRNA (guanosine(37)-N1)-methyltransferase TrmD; the encoded protein is MWTATVFTLFPEMFPGPLGVSLAGEGLSRDIWSMEARDIRAHGIGRHRAVDDTPAGGGPGMVIRADVLSASLDAGLDRADSRPRLLLSARGTPFTQARARALASGQGVVLICGRFEGVDERIIAARGLEEISIGDYVLSGGEIAAMAICDACIRLLPGVMGAEASGVEESFEAGLLEYPHFTRPRAWEGHEIPEVLLSGDHAKIKAWREAEALRITRERRPDLLKRR
- the rimM gene encoding ribosome maturation factor RimM (Essential for efficient processing of 16S rRNA), which encodes MVKDLILVGRFGAPHGVGGDLRLQSFTGVPCEIAAYKPLLDESGTRQFSIVSLRPVKDSLFVVKIAGVANRGSAAALTNASLYVPRDALPDAGEEEFYLTDLIGMSAFTQAGEAFGRVIDVLNFGGGDILEIARASGGETFFLPFKKEIFPHIDLKAGCLTLVPPVEIEAKPLEG
- the rpsP gene encoding 30S ribosomal protein S16: MPLKIRLSRGGAKKRPFYRVVVADSRMPRDGRFIERLGTFDPLKAKDAEGRVVLDQDKAKAWIAKGAQPTDRVARLLDGLGVLTREQHSNPKKALPKKKAQERAAAADKAAASPA
- the ffh gene encoding signal recognition particle protein, producing the protein MFEGLSEKLSGILDKLTRRGALSEEDVSLALREVRRALLEADVALDVVRSFVDKVRARAVGANVVKSVTPGQMVVKIVNDVLIETLGADADPINLDAAPPVAIMMVGLQGAGKTTTAAKIAKRLSEKMKRKVLMASLDVKRPAAQEQLAVLGRQVDIDTLPIIVGQTPVQIAKRAEQAARLQGYDVVILDTAGRTHIDEALMAEMAEIKAASQPHEILLVADSLTGQDAVHLAKSFDNRVGITGIVLTRIDGDGRGGAALSMRAVTGKPIKLLGTGEKMDALEDFHPSRIANRILGMGDIVSLVEKAAESIDAEQARRATERMRKGKFDLEDLLDQLAQVEKIGGLGGIMGMLPGVAKMKSQLASANIDDRIIKRQRAMIYSMTREERRNPDLLKASRKRRIAAGSGVKVEDINKLLKQHRQMADMMKAMGGPKRGGAMGKMASMLGLPAGMPQPTPEQIAAMQKQMGQKHVASAPLSGSHGHAPKKLAIGTVETPKLPGLGGRLLSGLSPFGKKK
- a CDS encoding tetratricopeptide repeat protein — translated: MTVGISEHRREKAEIAPGHLAQSFAEEELLANALECFRAGRYAEAEAAYAEILTRIPEHFVGLHHLGLIAHQRGEHTAAARWIEQALAAKPDYVEALSNLGAVHRALGNTEAALSATRKAIAIAPEFAQAYSNLGNALEDQGRLDDALAAYRQAASLNPGFVEAHTNCANVLRKLSRCGEAIVVCEHIIKQRPDSAESYFCLGNILKELGKPDDSANAYRRALALRPDFAKAYTNLGNVLQGQEAFEDAVEAYHQALILRPDLAEAHANMGAALESLGRLKEAIEAYRTAVEINPKLLAIRVWLCHKRRLACDWEGIEADERELRTMIASTHELIHPFPVLSMELGAEEQLRVAQSYAASFFVATPFEHRREEYAGSRKLRIGYLSADFCRHATALLMAELFECHDNSSFEIFAYSHGPEDHSELSVRLRRAFHEFVDLREMTDSEAAKRIKTDRIDILVELKGYTKGARTGIAAQRPAPLQVSFVGFPGTMGASFIDYVIADPFVLPMSQQPFYTENIVHLPHCYQPNDSKRLISNIAPTRAGCGLPDQGFVFCSFNNTYKITPEFFGIWMRLLTAIPGSVLWLLETNVLVKDNLRAEAVKRGVDPNRLVFGPRQPSPEHLARHRLADLFLDTLPYNAHTTASDALWVGLPVLTCAGDTFAGRVAGSLLQAVGLPELITFSLDAYEATGLRLARDPALLETLRHRLLGNRLTAPLFDSARYARDFEATLTRMWETWANGHEPSAFAVAASLPGGVAATSAPPIERITYLTCPLCENADIPAVLGADCSKHPIYRPDLPPVMTWHECGACGHIFTEGYFDASAAVRMFSKTQPNQTVGYDMERQRPVSARIVAHVARYAQAGSWLDVGFGNGSLLFTAEEWGYTPAGLDLRKESVTALKQLGYEAYCLPIEELDCPDRFTVVSMADVLEHMPFPKAGLAAAHRLMRQDGVLFLSMPNTENMVWRLLHANKINPYWGEIEHYHNFSRKRLYALLQEHGFAPVEYHVSERYRVCMEVIAIKR
- the purE gene encoding 5-(carboxyamino)imidazole ribonucleotide mutase codes for the protein MGSESDWETMRHAAALLDELKIGFTALIVSAHRTPDRLISFAKGAKEAGFKVVIAGAGGAAHLPGMAAAMTALPVLGVPIKTTALGGQDSLFSIVQMPAGVPVGTLAIGKPGAINAALLAAAILSLGNPAIEARLSAWRTAQTKAVAEGPSREG
- a CDS encoding 5-(carboxyamino)imidazole ribonucleotide synthase, which codes for MLALAAAKLGLKTHVYAEDPDSPAFDVASARTIASYEDEVTLAEFARAVELITYEFENVPSRAVSILSEACLVRPGPKALAICQDRLVEKEFLTAAGIKTTPYARVDDAGALARAVAQIGRPSILKTRRFGYDGKGQLLLREGADLAVTFRTLGGTPAILEAIVPFSREISVIAARGPGGMFVAYDVCENIHENHILKSTRAPALLPSEITAEAVRLTWVIADALDYCGVIAVEMFVVGEISGGDASKIELCVNEIAPRVHNSGHWTLDGAVTSQFEQHIRAIAGWPLAATSRLGAQSGGHVEMENLIGEDVLAWAKILSEPGVSLHLYGKAEARPGRKMGHITRIVPGPDQ